The Streptomyces sp. NBC_01255 genome window below encodes:
- the scy gene encoding polarized growth protein Scy produces the protein MRGYERQESHRAEDDHLARFEAEMDRLKTEREKAVQHAEDLGYQVEVLRAKLHEARRTIASRPAYDSADIGYQAEQLLRNAQAQAEQLRQDAERELREARAQTQRILQEHAEHQSRLQAELHNEAVQRRQQLDQELNERRQTVEAHVNENVAWAEQLRARTESQARRLMEESRAEAEQSLATARAEATRLAEETSRRVGTEAESARAEAEAILLRARKDAERLLGAASSQAQEATSHAEQLRSTTTAETDQARRQATELSRAAEQRMQEAEEKLRLARAEAEKALTEAKDAAAKQLASAESVNEQRTRTAKAEIARLVGEATKDAEALKAEAEEKLREATAEAEKLVTEASEKARTAVAEDSAAALAKAARNAEEILTKASEDARETTRKAAEEAERVRREAEAEMDRLRARVEEQADELLGSAKDDTKEYRAKTVELQEEARRLRGEAEQLRAEAVAEGERIRGEARREALQQIEEAAGTAEELLTKARTDAEELRTKAGAESERVKSEAVERAQTLRAQAEETLERTRAEAERLRAESEEQAESVKDAAEKAAAGLRADAERAAEARRAEAAEELTRLHTDAESKVAAAGQELTDARAESERIRRETAEETERLRTEAAERIRTLQEQAEQEAERLRTEASADASTVRTEAETAAVRLRTEAGAEAERLKSEAQETADRVRAEAAAAAERVAAEAAEALAAAQEEANRRRREAEETLESARSEAGREREHAREQSEELLAAARKRVEDAQTEAQRLVEEADARATEMVTAASRAAQEVRDSVAGLREQAEEEIAGLRSAAEHAADRTRTEAQEEADRVRADAYEERERASEDASRTRARAQEESEAAKALAERTVGDAIAESEKLRADTAEYAQRVRTEVTDSLASAEQDAARTRADARDDANRIRSEAAEKAETVVGGARAEADRIGAEAEQVLDEARKAADKRRSDAAEQADSLVGEATSEAERLTAEALAEAERVTAEATAEAERLTTEAAELLESTEQDARRLRTEAEQVKADGEAHAEALRTAALADGEKVLDEARKAADKRRSDAAEQADALMAEATSEAERLTAEAIELMETTEQDAHRLRAEAEQVKIDGEAHAQALRTAALADGEKVLDDARKAADKRRSDAAEQADALIAEATSEAERITREAGELSDAVTADARADAERVAAEAAEQAGRTVAEAERHKAGAEAEATATVGAAQQDAERIRAESKQVKADAEAAAEQMRSEAREEADRTLDDARDAAARKRSDAAEQADQLIAKAQEEALRATTEAETQADTMVGAARKEAERIVAEATVDGNSLVEKARTDADELLVGARSDATAIRDRSEELRGRVEGEIEELHDRARRETAEQMKTAGERVDKLVKAATEQRTEAEEKAKELVSEASSEASKVRIAAVRKAEALLKEAEQKKASLVAEAEGIKAEAEQLRADAEAEAARTVAEGKRELEVLVRRREDINAEISRVQDVLEALESFETPSAGAKDGLKAGASTGATRSSGKSQDG, from the coding sequence GTGCGGGGCTACGAACGCCAGGAGAGCCACCGAGCTGAAGACGACCATCTCGCCAGGTTCGAAGCCGAGATGGACCGGCTGAAGACCGAGCGCGAGAAGGCCGTCCAGCACGCCGAGGACCTCGGTTACCAGGTCGAGGTCTTGCGGGCCAAGCTCCACGAGGCGCGCCGCACCATCGCGTCCCGGCCCGCGTACGACAGCGCGGACATCGGGTACCAGGCCGAGCAGCTGCTGCGCAACGCGCAGGCGCAGGCCGAGCAGCTCCGTCAGGACGCCGAGCGCGAGCTGCGCGAGGCCCGCGCCCAGACGCAGCGCATCCTCCAGGAGCACGCCGAGCACCAGTCCCGGCTTCAGGCCGAGCTGCACAACGAAGCCGTCCAGCGCCGCCAGCAGCTCGACCAGGAACTCAACGAGCGCCGGCAGACCGTCGAGGCGCACGTCAACGAGAACGTCGCCTGGGCCGAGCAGCTGCGCGCCCGTACGGAGTCCCAGGCCCGCCGCCTGATGGAGGAGTCCCGCGCCGAGGCCGAGCAGTCGCTCGCCACGGCCCGCGCCGAGGCCACCCGGCTCGCCGAGGAGACCAGCCGCCGCGTCGGCACCGAGGCCGAGTCCGCCCGCGCCGAGGCCGAAGCGATCCTGCTGCGCGCCCGCAAGGACGCCGAGCGGCTCCTCGGCGCCGCCTCCAGCCAGGCCCAGGAGGCCACGAGCCACGCCGAGCAGCTCCGCTCGACGACCACCGCCGAGACGGACCAGGCCCGCCGCCAGGCCACCGAGCTCTCCCGCGCCGCCGAGCAGCGCATGCAGGAGGCCGAGGAGAAGCTCCGGCTGGCCCGCGCCGAGGCCGAGAAGGCCCTCACGGAGGCCAAGGACGCCGCCGCCAAGCAGCTCGCCTCCGCGGAGTCCGTCAACGAGCAGCGCACCCGCACGGCCAAGGCGGAGATCGCCCGGCTCGTCGGCGAGGCCACGAAGGACGCCGAGGCCCTCAAGGCCGAGGCCGAGGAGAAGCTCCGCGAGGCGACCGCCGAGGCCGAGAAGCTCGTCACGGAGGCCTCGGAGAAGGCCCGTACGGCCGTGGCCGAGGACTCCGCCGCCGCGCTCGCCAAGGCCGCGCGCAACGCCGAGGAGATCCTCACCAAGGCGTCCGAGGACGCCCGCGAGACCACCCGCAAGGCCGCCGAGGAAGCCGAGCGGGTCCGCCGCGAGGCCGAGGCCGAGATGGACCGGCTGCGGGCCCGGGTCGAGGAGCAGGCCGACGAGCTGCTCGGTTCGGCGAAGGACGACACCAAGGAGTACCGCGCCAAGACGGTCGAGCTCCAGGAGGAGGCCCGCCGGCTGCGCGGCGAGGCCGAGCAGCTGCGCGCCGAGGCCGTCGCGGAGGGCGAGCGGATCCGCGGCGAGGCCCGGCGCGAGGCCCTCCAGCAGATCGAGGAGGCGGCCGGCACCGCCGAGGAGCTGCTCACCAAGGCCCGTACGGACGCCGAGGAGCTCCGCACCAAGGCCGGCGCGGAGAGCGAGCGGGTCAAGTCGGAGGCCGTGGAGCGCGCCCAGACGCTCCGCGCGCAGGCCGAGGAGACCCTGGAGCGCACCCGCGCCGAGGCCGAGCGGCTGCGCGCCGAATCCGAGGAGCAGGCCGAGTCGGTCAAGGACGCGGCCGAGAAGGCCGCCGCCGGGCTGCGCGCGGACGCCGAGCGGGCCGCCGAGGCCCGCCGCGCCGAGGCCGCCGAGGAGCTGACCCGGCTGCACACCGACGCCGAGTCGAAGGTGGCGGCCGCCGGGCAGGAGCTGACCGACGCCCGCGCCGAGAGCGAGCGGATCCGGCGCGAGACCGCCGAGGAGACGGAGCGGCTCCGCACGGAGGCCGCCGAGCGCATCCGTACGCTCCAGGAGCAGGCCGAGCAGGAGGCCGAGCGGCTGCGGACCGAGGCGTCGGCCGACGCCTCCACCGTCCGTACCGAGGCCGAGACCGCCGCCGTACGGCTCCGCACGGAGGCCGGCGCGGAGGCCGAGCGCCTGAAGTCGGAGGCGCAGGAGACCGCCGACCGGGTGCGGGCGGAGGCCGCGGCCGCCGCCGAGCGGGTCGCCGCCGAGGCCGCCGAGGCACTGGCCGCCGCGCAGGAGGAGGCCAACCGGCGCCGCCGGGAGGCCGAGGAGACGCTGGAGTCGGCCCGCTCCGAGGCCGGCCGCGAGCGCGAGCACGCCCGCGAGCAGTCCGAGGAGCTCCTCGCCGCCGCCCGCAAGCGGGTCGAGGACGCCCAGACCGAGGCGCAGCGCCTGGTCGAGGAGGCGGACGCGCGGGCGACCGAGATGGTCACCGCCGCCTCGCGAGCCGCCCAGGAGGTGCGGGACTCGGTGGCCGGGCTGCGCGAGCAGGCCGAGGAGGAGATCGCCGGCCTTCGCAGCGCCGCCGAGCACGCGGCCGACCGGACGCGTACCGAGGCGCAGGAGGAGGCGGACCGGGTCCGGGCTGACGCGTACGAGGAGCGGGAGCGGGCGTCCGAGGACGCCTCCCGCACCCGGGCGCGCGCCCAGGAGGAGTCGGAGGCCGCGAAGGCGCTGGCCGAGCGGACGGTCGGGGACGCGATCGCCGAGTCGGAGAAGCTGCGGGCGGACACCGCGGAGTACGCGCAGCGGGTACGGACCGAGGTGACGGACTCGCTCGCCTCGGCGGAGCAGGACGCGGCCCGTACGCGGGCGGACGCCCGGGACGACGCGAACCGGATCCGTTCGGAGGCCGCCGAGAAGGCCGAGACGGTGGTCGGCGGGGCGCGCGCGGAGGCGGACCGGATCGGCGCCGAGGCCGAGCAGGTCCTCGACGAGGCCCGCAAGGCCGCCGACAAGCGCCGCTCCGACGCCGCCGAGCAGGCCGACAGCCTGGTGGGCGAGGCGACGAGCGAAGCCGAGCGGCTCACCGCCGAGGCACTCGCGGAGGCCGAGCGCGTCACCGCCGAGGCGACGGCGGAGGCCGAGCGGCTCACCACCGAGGCCGCCGAACTCCTGGAGAGCACCGAGCAGGACGCGCGGCGGCTCCGTACCGAGGCCGAGCAGGTCAAGGCCGACGGGGAGGCGCACGCGGAGGCGCTGCGGACCGCGGCCCTCGCGGACGGCGAGAAGGTCCTCGACGAGGCCCGCAAGGCCGCCGACAAGCGGCGTTCCGACGCCGCCGAGCAGGCCGACGCGCTCATGGCCGAGGCGACGAGCGAGGCCGAGCGGCTCACCGCCGAGGCGATCGAGCTCATGGAGACGACCGAGCAGGACGCTCATCGGCTCCGCGCCGAGGCCGAGCAGGTCAAGATCGACGGGGAGGCGCACGCCCAGGCCCTGCGGACGGCGGCCCTCGCCGACGGCGAGAAGGTCCTCGACGACGCCCGCAAGGCCGCCGACAAGCGGCGTTCCGACGCCGCCGAGCAGGCCGACGCGCTCATCGCCGAGGCGACGAGCGAGGCCGAGCGGATCACCCGTGAGGCGGGCGAGCTGTCCGACGCGGTCACGGCGGACGCGCGCGCCGACGCCGAGCGGGTCGCGGCGGAGGCCGCCGAGCAGGCGGGCCGGACCGTCGCGGAGGCCGAGCGTCACAAGGCCGGGGCGGAGGCCGAGGCGACCGCGACGGTGGGCGCCGCGCAGCAGGACGCCGAGCGGATCCGCGCGGAGTCGAAGCAGGTGAAGGCGGACGCCGAGGCGGCGGCCGAGCAGATGCGGTCGGAGGCCCGCGAGGAGGCGGACCGGACTCTGGACGACGCCCGGGACGCCGCCGCGCGGAAGCGTTCGGACGCGGCCGAGCAGGCGGACCAGCTCATCGCCAAGGCCCAGGAGGAGGCGCTGCGCGCCACCACCGAGGCCGAGACGCAGGCGGACACCATGGTCGGCGCGGCCCGCAAGGAGGCCGAGCGGATCGTCGCCGAGGCGACCGTCGACGGCAACTCGCTGGTGGAGAAGGCCCGTACGGACGCCGACGAACTGCTCGTCGGGGCGCGCAGCGACGCGACGGCCATAAGGGACCGGTCCGAGGAGCTGCGGGGCCGCGTCGAGGGCGAGATCGAGGAACTGCACGACCGGGCGCGGCGCGAGACGGCCGAGCAGATGAAGACGGCCGGCGAGCGCGTCGACAAGCTGGTCAAGGCCGCCACGGAGCAGCGCACCGAGGCGGAGGAGAAGGCGAAGGAGCTCGTCTCCGAGGCGAGTTCCGAGGCGAGCAAGGTCCGTATCGCGGCGGTGCGGAAGGCGGAGGCGCTCCTCAAGGAGGCCGAGCAGAAGAAGGCATCGCTCGTCGCGGAGGCCGAGGGCATCAAGGCGGAGGCCGAGCAGCTGCGGGCCGACGCGGAGGCCGAGGCCGCGCGGACCGTCGCGGAGGGCAAGCGGGAGCTGGAGGTGCTCGTGCGCCGACGCGAGGACATCAATGCCGAGATCTCCCGTGTCCAGGACGTGCTGGAGGCGTTGGAGTCTTTCGAGACGCCGTCGGCGGGGGCGAAGGACGGGCTCAAGGCGGGTGCGTCGACGGGGGCCACTCGTTCGAGTGGCAAGTCCCAGGACGGCTAG
- a CDS encoding ABC transporter permease: MTAPTHHHAPAPHAYVSPIPMRRAHLGDALASEWTKIRSVRSTLWTLGVMILLMLAIGLGVAAIASASEAPMGEESALGFGFFGMLPASICVITLGVLTIASEYGTGMIRTTLTACPTRARVLTAKAIVFFLLVFTVTTVFATLVAVAQVAMVDAREPTSAEWLRATVGAGAYLALLGLLSLALGTLIRHSAGAITVMIGLLLLPLVAALFMFSEALRSVQEALFTYAIPSQMIALYSARPPFGDSGPAGWEPLLIMCGVAAAALAGAYALLNSRDV; the protein is encoded by the coding sequence ATGACCGCCCCCACCCACCACCACGCTCCGGCGCCGCACGCCTACGTCTCCCCCATCCCGATGCGCAGGGCGCACCTCGGTGACGCCCTCGCCTCCGAGTGGACGAAGATCCGCTCGGTCCGGTCGACGCTGTGGACGCTCGGCGTCATGATCCTGCTGATGCTGGCCATCGGCCTGGGCGTGGCGGCGATCGCCTCGGCCTCCGAGGCGCCGATGGGTGAGGAGTCCGCGCTCGGCTTCGGCTTCTTCGGGATGCTGCCCGCGTCGATCTGCGTGATCACGCTCGGCGTCCTGACGATCGCCTCCGAGTACGGCACCGGCATGATCCGCACGACGCTGACCGCCTGCCCGACCCGTGCGCGGGTGCTGACGGCGAAGGCGATCGTCTTCTTCCTGCTGGTCTTCACGGTCACCACCGTCTTCGCGACGCTGGTGGCGGTGGCCCAGGTCGCCATGGTCGACGCGCGGGAACCCACGTCCGCCGAGTGGCTGCGGGCGACGGTCGGGGCGGGCGCCTACCTGGCCCTGCTCGGTCTGCTGTCGCTGGCGCTCGGGACGCTCATCCGGCACTCGGCCGGCGCGATCACCGTCATGATCGGTCTGCTGCTGCTCCCGCTGGTGGCGGCGCTGTTCATGTTCTCCGAGGCGCTCAGGTCCGTGCAGGAGGCACTCTTCACCTACGCGATCCCCTCGCAGATGATCGCGCTGTACAGCGCGCGCCCGCCGTTCGGCGACAGCGGCCCGGCGGGCTGGGAGCCGCTGCTGATCATGTGCGGCGTCGCGGCCGCGGCGCTGGCCGGCGCCTACGCCCTGCTGAACAGCCGCGACGTGTAA
- a CDS encoding ABC transporter ATP-binding protein yields MIELEGLTKRYGTKTAVDHLSFQVRPGVITGFLGPNGAGKSTTMRMMLDLDNPTSGTVRIDGKHYRDLEEPLKYIGALLDAKAMNGGRSAYNNLLCLAQSNRIPQSRVGEVLDLVGLTPVARKKSKGFSLGMGQRLGIASALLGDPEILMFDEPVNGLDPEGIHWIRNLMKALAGEGRTIFVSSHLMSEMALTADHLIVIGQGKLLADTSMADFIQQNSRSYARLRSPQQERLRDLLHANGFVAVEAGNGTLEVDGATTEKLGELAAANQLVLHELSSQRASLEEAFMQMTAGAVEYHAHGTDVHSAVPAPGPRWGSTSEGV; encoded by the coding sequence ATGATCGAGCTTGAGGGCCTGACCAAGCGCTACGGGACGAAGACAGCGGTCGACCATCTCTCCTTCCAGGTCCGGCCGGGCGTCATCACCGGCTTCCTCGGGCCGAACGGGGCGGGCAAGTCGACGACGATGCGGATGATGCTCGATCTGGACAATCCGACCAGCGGTACGGTCCGGATCGACGGCAAGCACTACCGGGACCTCGAAGAGCCGCTCAAGTACATCGGCGCACTGCTCGACGCCAAGGCGATGAACGGCGGGCGTTCCGCGTACAACAACCTCCTGTGCCTCGCGCAGTCGAACCGGATCCCGCAGAGCCGGGTGGGCGAGGTGCTCGATCTGGTGGGTCTGACGCCGGTCGCGCGGAAGAAGTCGAAGGGTTTCTCCCTCGGCATGGGGCAGCGGCTCGGTATCGCCTCGGCGCTGCTCGGCGATCCCGAGATCCTGATGTTCGACGAACCCGTCAATGGTCTGGACCCCGAGGGAATTCACTGGATCCGCAATCTGATGAAGGCCCTGGCCGGCGAGGGCCGGACGATCTTCGTCTCCAGCCATCTGATGAGTGAAATGGCGCTGACGGCCGATCATCTGATCGTGATCGGGCAGGGAAAGCTGCTGGCCGACACGTCGATGGCGGATTTCATCCAGCAGAATTCGCGGAGTTATGCGCGGCTGCGTTCACCGCAGCAGGAGCGCCTGCGGGACCTCCTCCACGCCAACGGGTTCGTGGCGGTCGAGGCGGGCAACGGCACCCTTGAGGTGGACGGGGCGACCACCGAGAAGCTGGGCGAGCTGGCGGCCGCGAACCAGCTCGTCCTGCACGAGCTGAGCTCGCAGCGCGCCTCCCTCGAAGAAGCGTTCATGCAGATGACGGCCGGTGCGGTGGAGTACCACGCGCACGGCACCGACGTACACAGCGCCGTGCCGGCGCCCGGCCCCCGGTGGGGCTCGACCTCCGAGGGAGTCTGA
- a CDS encoding cellulose-binding protein, with amino-acid sequence MSDTSSPFGFELVRRGYDRGQVDDRITKLVSDRDSALSRITSLEKRIEELHLETQNAQAQVTDAEPSYAGLGARVEKILRLAEEEAKDLREEARRAAEQHRELAESAAQQVRNDAESFAAERKSKAEDEGVRIVEKAQGEANSLRGEAQKDAQSKREEADALFEETRAKAAQAAADFETNLAKRREQSERDLASRQAKAEKRLAEIEHRAEQLRLEAEKLRTDAERRARQTVETAQRQAEDIVADANAKADRIRSESERELAALTNRRDSINAQLTNVREMLATLTGAAVAAAGSPIDDERAAGVPAQQTR; translated from the coding sequence ATGAGCGACACTTCCTCCCCCTTCGGCTTCGAGCTCGTGCGGCGCGGTTACGACCGCGGTCAGGTGGACGACCGCATTACCAAGCTCGTTTCCGACCGTGACAGCGCGCTGTCCCGCATCACCTCCCTGGAGAAGCGCATCGAGGAACTCCACCTCGAAACGCAGAACGCCCAGGCGCAGGTCACCGACGCGGAGCCGTCGTACGCCGGCCTCGGTGCCCGTGTCGAGAAGATCCTCCGGCTCGCCGAGGAGGAGGCGAAGGATCTCCGCGAGGAGGCCCGTCGCGCGGCCGAGCAGCACCGCGAGCTGGCCGAGTCGGCCGCCCAGCAGGTGCGCAACGACGCGGAGTCCTTCGCGGCCGAGCGGAAGTCGAAGGCCGAGGACGAGGGCGTCCGGATCGTCGAGAAGGCGCAGGGCGAGGCCAACTCGCTGCGTGGCGAGGCGCAGAAGGACGCGCAGTCGAAGCGCGAGGAGGCGGACGCCCTCTTCGAGGAGACCCGCGCCAAGGCCGCCCAGGCCGCCGCGGACTTCGAGACCAACCTGGCGAAGCGCCGCGAGCAGTCGGAGCGGGACCTGGCCTCGCGTCAGGCGAAGGCCGAGAAGCGCCTCGCCGAGATCGAGCACCGCGCCGAGCAGCTCCGCCTGGAGGCCGAGAAGCTGCGTACGGACGCGGAGCGCCGCGCCCGTCAGACGGTGGAGACCGCGCAGCGCCAGGCCGAGGACATCGTGGCCGACGCGAACGCGAAGGCCGACCGGATCCGCAGCGAATCGGAGCGCGAGCTCGCGGCGCTGACGAACCGCCGGGACTCGATCAACGCCCAGCTGACCAACGTCCGCGAGATGCTGGCGACGCTGACGGGTGCCGCGGTCGCGGCGGCCGGCTCCCCGATCGACGACGAGCGCGCGGCCGGCGTCCCGGCCCAGCAGACCCGGTAA
- a CDS encoding LLM class flavin-dependent oxidoreductase has translation MRVGTFVLAAQFPGQGQGEALHRAVRTAEVAEEAGLDSVWLAEHHFVPYGVCPSAVTLAALLLGRTRRLRVGTAVSVLPTVHPVALGEQAALLHLTSGGRFTLGVGRGGPWVDLEVFGAGLAAYEGGFRESLDLLLRWLGEPRVGAEGERFAFREVAVVPRADELIGGEAGPEVVVACTSPKSVRLAAERGLPMLLGMHCGDEDKAEMVAAWARCAREAGRDPDEIARIGAGHVSAGVVQLADRGADAAEALVKAMPGWLKQGLDAHVTVDGRHRAMRDPVAYTELLCRLHPVGSPRLAADRLAATAERTGITRFALLAEGSGDLAATEENVRRLGAEVLPLLA, from the coding sequence ATGCGCGTGGGTACGTTCGTTCTGGCCGCCCAGTTCCCGGGCCAGGGACAAGGGGAGGCGTTGCACCGGGCGGTGCGGACCGCCGAGGTCGCCGAGGAGGCGGGGCTCGACTCCGTCTGGCTCGCCGAGCACCACTTCGTGCCGTACGGGGTCTGCCCCTCGGCCGTGACGCTCGCCGCGCTGCTCCTCGGGCGCACCCGGCGACTGAGGGTGGGCACAGCGGTGAGTGTGCTGCCGACCGTCCACCCGGTCGCCCTGGGCGAGCAGGCGGCGCTGCTGCACCTCACGTCGGGCGGCAGGTTCACCCTGGGGGTGGGCCGGGGCGGGCCCTGGGTCGACCTGGAGGTGTTCGGCGCGGGGCTCGCGGCATACGAGGGGGGCTTCCGCGAATCGCTCGACCTGCTGCTGCGGTGGCTGGGTGAGCCCCGGGTCGGCGCCGAGGGGGAACGATTCGCTTTCCGTGAGGTGGCGGTGGTGCCCCGCGCCGACGAGCTGATCGGCGGTGAGGCGGGTCCCGAGGTGGTGGTGGCCTGCACCTCGCCGAAGAGCGTGCGGCTCGCCGCGGAGCGCGGGCTTCCGATGTTGCTCGGGATGCACTGCGGCGACGAGGACAAGGCCGAGATGGTCGCGGCCTGGGCGCGCTGTGCGCGGGAGGCCGGGCGGGACCCGGACGAGATCGCGCGGATCGGCGCCGGGCACGTCTCGGCGGGGGTGGTCCAGCTCGCGGACCGGGGCGCGGACGCGGCAGAGGCGCTGGTGAAGGCGATGCCGGGCTGGCTGAAGCAGGGGCTCGACGCGCATGTGACGGTCGACGGCCGGCACCGGGCGATGCGGGACCCCGTGGCGTACACGGAGCTGCTGTGCCGGCTGCACCCGGTGGGCAGCCCCCGGCTGGCGGCGGACCGGCTCGCGGCGACGGCGGAGCGTACGGGCATCACGCGGTTCGCCCTGCTGGCGGAAGGCTCGGGCGACCTCGCGGCGACCGAGGAGAACGTCCGGCGGCTCGGCGCCGAGGTCCTCCCGCTGCTTGCCTGA
- a CDS encoding ABC transporter permease has translation MAAATAVLQSEWTKIRTVSSTVWTLASALLVTVAMSAALCALLNSTFDDLNQAEQLTFDPTFVSFSGMILGQLAMVVFGVLVVGTEYSSGMIRTSLAAVPQRATFLFSKIAVAGGLALLVGLVTSFLSFFLGQALLGEHRASIGDDNVLRAVIGAGLYMCLIALFSMGVAAMLRSSMLSLGILVPFFFLISQILSAVPKAKEVAKYFPDQAGAKIMQVVPDAMNTEEAPYGPWGGLGIMLIWVVAALLGGYLVMKKRDA, from the coding sequence ATGGCAGCGGCAACCGCGGTCCTCCAGTCCGAGTGGACCAAGATCCGGACGGTGTCGTCGACGGTCTGGACGCTGGCGAGCGCCCTCCTCGTCACCGTGGCGATGAGCGCGGCGCTGTGCGCGCTCCTCAACTCCACCTTCGACGATCTGAACCAGGCCGAGCAGCTCACCTTCGACCCGACGTTCGTCAGCTTCTCCGGGATGATCCTCGGTCAGCTGGCCATGGTCGTCTTCGGCGTCCTGGTGGTGGGCACCGAGTACTCCTCCGGCATGATCCGCACCTCGCTCGCCGCCGTACCGCAGCGCGCGACCTTCCTCTTCTCGAAGATCGCGGTGGCCGGTGGTCTGGCGCTGCTCGTGGGCCTCGTGACGAGCTTCCTCTCCTTCTTCCTGGGGCAGGCCCTGCTCGGCGAGCACCGGGCCTCGATCGGCGACGACAACGTGCTGCGGGCGGTGATCGGCGCCGGTCTTTACATGTGCCTGATCGCGCTGTTCTCCATGGGCGTGGCCGCGATGCTGCGCTCCTCGATGCTCTCGCTCGGCATCCTGGTGCCCTTCTTCTTCCTGATCTCCCAGATCCTGTCGGCGGTACCGAAGGCGAAGGAGGTCGCCAAGTACTTCCCCGACCAGGCCGGCGCGAAGATCATGCAGGTCGTCCCGGACGCCATGAACACCGAAGAGGCCCCGTACGGGCCGTGGGGCGGGCTCGGGATCATGCTGATCTGGGTGGTGGCGGCGCTCCTCGGCGGCTACCTGGTGATGAAGAAGCGCGACGCCTGA
- a CDS encoding ATP/GTP-binding protein, with protein MSPRHNRSRGGDKPEQQQPGEPGDRYGGAQRSETWQGEEWYVRLVAGASSPGKRYRCPGCDQEIPPGAPHVVAWPEYGGVDDRRHWHKACWNAKDRRTSRVQRSRNAPRY; from the coding sequence GTGTCCCCGCGCCACAACCGTTCCCGAGGCGGCGATAAGCCCGAACAGCAGCAGCCGGGCGAACCCGGCGACCGGTACGGCGGTGCGCAGCGCAGCGAGACCTGGCAGGGCGAGGAGTGGTACGTCCGCCTCGTCGCCGGAGCGAGCTCGCCCGGCAAGCGCTACCGCTGCCCCGGCTGCGACCAGGAGATCCCGCCCGGCGCCCCGCACGTCGTCGCGTGGCCCGAGTACGGGGGCGTGGACGACCGGCGCCACTGGCACAAGGCCTGCTGGAACGCGAAGGACCGCCGCACCAGCAGGGTGCAGCGGTCCCGGAACGCGCCGAGGTACTGA
- a CDS encoding ABC transporter ATP-binding protein has product MIEAVGLTKRYGAKTAVYNLSFQVRPGVVTGFLGPNGSGKSTTMRMILGLDRPSAGHVTIGGHSFRQLPNAPRQVGALLDAKAVHGGRSARSHLLSLAQLAGIPAQRVDEVLGVVGLQDVAKRRSNGFSLGMGQRLGIAAALLGDPQVLLFDEPVNGLDPEGILWVRNLMKKLASEGRTVFVSSHLMSEMALTADHLIVIGRGQLLADMSVTDFISANSADFARVRTPQTEPAQREKLTAALMEAGGQVLSEPDGALRVTGLPLPRISDLAHDADVRLWELSPHQASLEEAYMRMTQGAVDYRSTDDRLAHLQAPLQPGQPGYGMPPQQPAAPEVSQQGWYAPPPPGQNPYAGPPQAPAPGAPQAPAPSPYATPQPSDTTKDAR; this is encoded by the coding sequence ATGATCGAGGCAGTCGGCCTGACGAAGCGCTACGGCGCCAAGACGGCCGTGTACAACCTTTCCTTCCAGGTGAGGCCCGGTGTGGTCACCGGCTTCCTGGGCCCCAACGGGTCCGGGAAGTCGACGACCATGCGCATGATCCTCGGGCTCGACCGGCCCAGCGCGGGCCATGTGACCATCGGCGGCCACTCCTTCCGGCAGCTGCCGAACGCGCCCCGGCAGGTCGGCGCGCTGCTCGACGCCAAGGCCGTGCACGGCGGCCGGAGCGCGCGCAGCCATCTGCTGTCGCTCGCCCAGCTGGCCGGCATCCCGGCGCAGCGGGTCGACGAGGTCCTCGGCGTCGTCGGCCTCCAGGACGTGGCGAAGCGGCGCTCGAACGGCTTCTCGCTCGGCATGGGCCAGCGGCTCGGCATCGCGGCGGCTCTCCTCGGCGACCCGCAGGTGCTGCTCTTCGACGAGCCGGTCAACGGCCTGGACCCGGAGGGCATCCTCTGGGTCCGTAACCTGATGAAGAAGCTGGCCTCCGAGGGCCGGACCGTCTTCGTCTCCAGCCACCTCATGAGCGAGATGGCGCTGACGGCGGACCACCTGATCGTGATCGGCCGGGGGCAGCTGCTCGCGGACATGAGCGTCACGGACTTCATCTCGGCGAACTCCGCCGACTTCGCCCGGGTGCGGACGCCGCAGACCGAGCCCGCGCAGCGGGAGAAGCTGACGGCGGCGCTCATGGAGGCCGGCGGCCAGGTGCTGTCCGAGCCGGACGGCGCGCTGCGCGTCACGGGTCTGCCCCTGCCGAGGATCAGCGACCTGGCGCACGACGCGGACGTACGGCTCTGGGAGCTGTCCCCGCACCAGGCCTCCCTTGAGGAGGCGTACATGCGGATGACGCAGGGTGCGGTGGACTACCGCTCCACCGACGACCGCCTCGCCCACCTCCAGGCGCCGCTTCAGCCCGGACAGCCGGGGTACGGGATGCCGCCGCAGCAGCCGGCGGCCCCCGAGGTGTCGCAGCAGGGCTGGTACGCCCCGCCGCCGCCCGGACAGAACCCGTACGCCGGGCCTCCGCAGGCGCCCGCGCCCGGTGCTCCGCAGGCGCCCGCGCCCAGCCCGTACGCCACACCGCAGCCGAGCGACACCACCAAGGACGCCCGATGA